The following proteins come from a genomic window of Athalia rosae chromosome 1, iyAthRosa1.1, whole genome shotgun sequence:
- the LOC105692474 gene encoding uncharacterized MFS-type transporter C09D4.1-like: MAFDSDNGAVSVPLTGKNPVIIAVGQKKCDVNSNSPLVRVYTRRWLMLAVYIFYVASNISQWVQYSIISNIIARYYDVSLVAVDWTSMLFMLAYIALVFPSSYLMDRFGLRWTAIIGCLVTAIGSWIKVLSVAPDRFYVTFIGQALVATTQVLTLNVPARLAANWFGPRQVSTATSMGLFGFQLGIAGSFVFTPMVVENHENLEDVGRDLSKLYWFYAIFSSLGLLAVLAFFQDDPPLPPSETRRLQKMKKSEDSEGFVPLMKRLLSNRSYLALCHSFGINIGILNSIATLLNQMYLVHFKDGEKEAGQIGLFIVITGMFGSVAFGIILDKYHKFKLTICAVYALSLAGQVLFAISLMLEIKWMIYASAIFLGFFISSYFGVGYEVCAEYTYPEPEGIATAFLNVTNQIYGIAIVLVFGKVIQIFGDLYAHLGIGLIMLSGLITTMCTKDLQKRQEARQNARYKEVHLNSSILQDEKQII, encoded by the exons atgGCTTTCGACTCCGATAATGGAGCCGTCAGTGTTCCTTTGACGGGCAAAAATCCAGTGATAATCGCGGTCGGGCAAAAAAAGTGCGACGTAAACTCTAACAGTCCCTTGGTAAGGGTTTACACAAGAAGATGGCTCATGCTCGCGGTCTACATCTTCTACGTTGCCTCTAACATAAGCCAATGGGTCCAATACAGTATCATCAGCAACATCATTGCGAG ATATTACGACGTTTCGCTGGTTGCGGTAGATTGGACTTCGATGTTGTTCATGTTGGCTTACATCGCATTGGTTTTCCCATCTTCGTACCTGATGGATAGATTCGGTCTTCGATGGACCGCTATCATCGGATGCTTGGTGACCGCTATCGGCTCGTGGATAAAAGTGTTGTCCGTAGCACCTGATAGGTTTTATGTAACCTTTATCGGACAGGCACTGGTTGCCACTACGCAG GTATTGACGCTCAATGTGCCCGCTCGTCTTGCGGCCAACTGGTTTGGACCTCGCCAGGTATCAACAGCTACGTCAATGGGTCTGTTCGGGTTTCAGCTTGGTATAGCTGGAAGTTTTGTATTCACACCGATGGTGGTTGAAAACCACGAAAATTTGGAGGATGTTGGAAGAGATTTATCCAAACTCTATTGGTTTTacgccattttttcatcgcttggACTCCTTGCAGTTCTTGCGT TTTTTCAAGATGATCCTCCGCTACCACCCAGCGAAACTCGAAGACttcagaaaatgaagaagtcTGAAGATTCAGAAGGGTTTGTCCCCCTTATGAAAAGGCTACTATCGAATAGAAGCTATCTTGCTCTTTGCCACTCCTTCGGCATAAACATTGGTATTCTGAATTCCATTGCCACGCTACTGAATCAAATGTATCTCGTACATTTCAAG gacggagaaaaagaagccgGACAGATCGGCCTGTTCATCGTGATCACTGGAATGTTCGGCTCTGTGGCGTTCGGAATTATACTAGACAAGTATCACAAGTTCAA ATTGACAATATGTGCGGTGTACGCATTATCATTAGCTGGACAAGTACTCTTCGCGATTTCTCTCatgttggaaataaaatggatGATTTATGCATCAGCCATATTTCTTGG GTTTTTCATCTCAAGTTATTTCGGTGTTGGATATGAAGTTTGCGCTGAATATACTTATCCGGAACCAGAGGGCATCGCCACTGCTTTCTTGAACGTCACCAATCAAATTTACGGAATAGCCATAGTTTTGGTATTCGGAAAGGTCATCCAAATATTTGGTGACCTCTACGCGCACCTTGGAATAGGATTAATTATGCTTTCAGGGTTAATAACAACCATGTGCACAAAAGATCTCCAGAAACGTCAAGAAGCGAGACAAAACGCTCGTTACAAAGAAGTCCATTTAAACAGTTCAATTTTACAAGACGAAAAGCAAATTATATGA
- the LOC105692470 gene encoding uncharacterized MFS-type transporter C09D4.1-like isoform X1, whose translation MTFDTRATNSSVPVKNKNAGKRASAVITNCTSNLIVPEVRVYKRRWLMLFIFIIYTIACIGQWLQYSIINNIISRYYGVSNLAVDWTSMVFLVVFIPMVFPASYLIDKLGLRWTAIVGGVIVTLGSWIKVFSASPDRFYVTFIGQTVVSSAQVFVMSVPGRLAANWFGASEVSTATAIGLFGCQLAIATNFLLPPNIVKNSDNLDDIGSDLSVLYLFNGIFSTAATIAVIIFFHSDPPLPPSETRRLQKLHDSESSEGFLVLTKNLLTNRNYIALWHAFGVIIGIFNALGTLLNQMYLLHFENSEVELGHIGVAMTVVGMIGAIVAGVVLDKTHKFKLAISLVGALSWMGHVLLGIGLVVEYKWMIWLGAIIFGFFNGGYSTIGFEVCAEFTYPAPEGVTTAYLTVAHQLYGVIMILIFGKVLEFHGDVWTHVGLGLIGMTGVLANIFTKDIQRRQNAKDNAHCAEIAMKDSTPKNSGRTTPS comes from the exons ATGACTTTTGATACTAGAGCCACGAATTCGAGTGTTCccgtcaaaaataaaaatgcggGGAAACGGGCCTCTGCAGTGATTACAAATTGCACTTCAAATTTGATAGTCCCTGAGGTAAGGGTGTATAAAAGAAGATGGCTGATgctcttcatcttcatcatttATACCATCGCATGCATCGGTCAGTGGCTGCAGTACAGTATCATCAACAACATAATTTCaag atACTATGGCGTTTCGAACCTGGCTGTAGACTGGACTTCTATGGTGTTTCTGGTGGTCTTCATACCAATGGTATTTCCAGCGAGCTATCTGATAGATAAACTGGGTTTGCGTTGGACCGCTATTGTAGGAGGTGTGATTGTCACTTTAGGCAGCTGGATTAAAGTATTTTCAGCTTCCCCTGACAGATTCTATGTGACTTTCATTGGTCAAACCGTGGTCTCTAGTGCCCAG gTGTTCGTAATGAGCGTGCCGGGTCGTCTTGCCGCCAACTGGTTTGGAGCCAGCGAAGTCTCAACGGCAACAGCCATAGGCCTTTTTGGGTGTCAACTTGCGATTGCCACTAATTTTTTACTGCCACCAAATATAGTGAAAAATAGTGATAACCTTGACGATATTGGAAGTGATCTTTCAGTGCTTTATTTGTTCAACGGTATCTTCTCCACAGCAGCTACCATCGCTGTGATCATTT tCTTCCATTCGGATCCTCCACTACCCCCGAGCGAAACTCGAAGGCTTCAGAAACTTCACGATTCAGAAAGCTCAGAAGGATTTTTGGTGTTGACAAAAAATCTTTTGACAAATCGAAACTATATTGCATTATGGCACGCTTTTGGTGTTATCATCGGTATCTTCAACGCACTTGGTACATTGCTGAATCAAATGTACCTGTTACACTTCGAG AATAGCGAAGTAGAACTTGGACATATTGGCGTGGCAATGACAGTCGTAGGAATGATTGGAGCGATTGTCGCGGGAGTCGTACTCGATAAAACACACAAGTTTAA ACTCGCGATAAGTCTGGTAGGCGCACTTTCGTGGATGGGGCATGTACTCCTAGGTATTGGCTTGGTAGTAGAATACAAATGGATGATATGGCTCGGGGCCATTATATTCGG gTTTTTCAATGGAGGCTACAGTACTATCGGCTTTGAAGTTTGTGCAGAGTTTACGTACCCGGCACCGGAAGGTGTGACCACAGCTTATCTCACCGTTGCGCATCAATTGTACGGCGTGATTATGATACTGATATTTGGAAAGGTGCTAGAGTTCCATGGCGACGTCTGGACACACGTAGGATTAGGACTAATTGGAATGACAGGTGTACTCGCCAACATATTTACCAAAGATATACAGAGGCGACAGAATGCAAAAGATAACGCACACTGCGCAGAAATTGCGATGAAAGATTCGACTCCGAAAAATTCGGGCCGAACTACTCCCAGttga
- the LOC105692470 gene encoding uncharacterized MFS-type transporter C09D4.1-like isoform X2 gives MKFYVSFESHEHLRYYGVSNLAVDWTSMVFLVVFIPMVFPASYLIDKLGLRWTAIVGGVIVTLGSWIKVFSASPDRFYVTFIGQTVVSSAQVFVMSVPGRLAANWFGASEVSTATAIGLFGCQLAIATNFLLPPNIVKNSDNLDDIGSDLSVLYLFNGIFSTAATIAVIIFFHSDPPLPPSETRRLQKLHDSESSEGFLVLTKNLLTNRNYIALWHAFGVIIGIFNALGTLLNQMYLLHFENSEVELGHIGVAMTVVGMIGAIVAGVVLDKTHKFKLAISLVGALSWMGHVLLGIGLVVEYKWMIWLGAIIFGFFNGGYSTIGFEVCAEFTYPAPEGVTTAYLTVAHQLYGVIMILIFGKVLEFHGDVWTHVGLGLIGMTGVLANIFTKDIQRRQNAKDNAHCAEIAMKDSTPKNSGRTTPS, from the exons ATGAAATTCTATGTCAGTTTCGAAAGTCACGAGCATCTGAG atACTATGGCGTTTCGAACCTGGCTGTAGACTGGACTTCTATGGTGTTTCTGGTGGTCTTCATACCAATGGTATTTCCAGCGAGCTATCTGATAGATAAACTGGGTTTGCGTTGGACCGCTATTGTAGGAGGTGTGATTGTCACTTTAGGCAGCTGGATTAAAGTATTTTCAGCTTCCCCTGACAGATTCTATGTGACTTTCATTGGTCAAACCGTGGTCTCTAGTGCCCAG gTGTTCGTAATGAGCGTGCCGGGTCGTCTTGCCGCCAACTGGTTTGGAGCCAGCGAAGTCTCAACGGCAACAGCCATAGGCCTTTTTGGGTGTCAACTTGCGATTGCCACTAATTTTTTACTGCCACCAAATATAGTGAAAAATAGTGATAACCTTGACGATATTGGAAGTGATCTTTCAGTGCTTTATTTGTTCAACGGTATCTTCTCCACAGCAGCTACCATCGCTGTGATCATTT tCTTCCATTCGGATCCTCCACTACCCCCGAGCGAAACTCGAAGGCTTCAGAAACTTCACGATTCAGAAAGCTCAGAAGGATTTTTGGTGTTGACAAAAAATCTTTTGACAAATCGAAACTATATTGCATTATGGCACGCTTTTGGTGTTATCATCGGTATCTTCAACGCACTTGGTACATTGCTGAATCAAATGTACCTGTTACACTTCGAG AATAGCGAAGTAGAACTTGGACATATTGGCGTGGCAATGACAGTCGTAGGAATGATTGGAGCGATTGTCGCGGGAGTCGTACTCGATAAAACACACAAGTTTAA ACTCGCGATAAGTCTGGTAGGCGCACTTTCGTGGATGGGGCATGTACTCCTAGGTATTGGCTTGGTAGTAGAATACAAATGGATGATATGGCTCGGGGCCATTATATTCGG gTTTTTCAATGGAGGCTACAGTACTATCGGCTTTGAAGTTTGTGCAGAGTTTACGTACCCGGCACCGGAAGGTGTGACCACAGCTTATCTCACCGTTGCGCATCAATTGTACGGCGTGATTATGATACTGATATTTGGAAAGGTGCTAGAGTTCCATGGCGACGTCTGGACACACGTAGGATTAGGACTAATTGGAATGACAGGTGTACTCGCCAACATATTTACCAAAGATATACAGAGGCGACAGAATGCAAAAGATAACGCACACTGCGCAGAAATTGCGATGAAAGATTCGACTCCGAAAAATTCGGGCCGAACTACTCCCAGttga
- the LOC105692471 gene encoding proteasomal ATPase-associated factor 1-like, with the protein MTSDSSLPVIGIRCDWDECLRGRDKEAWISYKYRAQPSVTGYLKLKDGKITSTEGFVVTRYTGKSVTIKHEASGTTTVFVAPLVSFPLHNRSCTRISVTSGGLGLSSGSQGELQIWETQRGVIRRTLEGHVGDIYQCLWFPSDVVVLGGGADWRTRIWCAQTGKCPVTLTGHTAPVTDMVIVERGRNVITTSKDGSARLWDVGESKCLAILCELTSSITCCVITSSNQLELPPCNELRSEREIGTAGKVLAIGCEDGTLLLITIEARAELARKILPAAVTAFSLLGNDTLAVGLENGQIHQISITKHLKTLRIIHESNSPVRALLGLDRLLLAGLTDGVCIGYPVPLSSKESIPPVRLQLTGSDFEPINDLASDGRGHVYVGARDGCVRKYQMGEILNEIYS; encoded by the exons atgACATCTGATAGCAGTCTACCCGTAATAGGCATACGCTGTGATTGGGATGAGTGTCTCAG GGGTCGTGATAAGGAGGCGTGGATTTCCTACAAGTACAGAG CTCAACCTAGTGTTACGGGATACTTGAAACTAAAAGATGGgaaaataacatctaccgaAGGCTTTGTAGTTACCAGATACACAGGAAAATCAGTGACAATTAAACATGAGGCTTCTGGTACTACCACTGTGTTTGTTGCCCCTTTGGTATCATTTCCTTTGCACAACAGATCTTGTACCAGGATATCGGTTACTTCTGGAGGATTAGGATTGTCAAGTGGTTCTCAGGGAGAGTTACAAATATGGGAAACACAGCGAGGAGTTATTAGA AGAACATTGGAAGGCCATGTTGGGGATATATACCAGTGCCTATGGTTTCCATCTGATGTGGTAGTTTTAGGAGGTGGAGCAGATTGGCGAACCAGAATCTGGTGTGCACAGACGGGTAAATGTCCTGTTACACTTACCGGACATACCGCTCCTGTTACAGACATGGTTATTGTTGAGAGAGGTAGAAACGTCATCACAACCTCCAA GGATGGTTCAGCGAGGCTCTGGGATGTTGGAGAATCAAAGTGTCTCGCAATTCTCTGTGAGTTGACGAGTAGTATTACATGCTGTGTAATCACTTCATCCAACCAGCTAGAGCTGCCCCCATGTAACGAACTGCGTTCAGAACGGGAGATCGGAACGGCGGGAAAAGTTCTTGCTATTGGATGCGAAGATGGCACGCTTCTTTTGATCACAATCGAAGCCAGGGCTGAATTGGCTAGAAAAATTCTTCCTGCTGCTGTTACAGCATTTTCACTGTTGGGGAACGATACTCTGGCAGTTGGATTGGAGAATGGACAG ATTCATCAAATCAGTATAACAAAGCATTTGAAAACTCTGAGGATAATTCATGAAAGTAACAGCCCGGTTAGGGCATTGCTTGGACTTGATAGGCTGCTCTTAGCTGGTCTGACTGATGGAGTATGCATTGGCTACCCAGTACCATTGTCCAGTAAAGAATCCATCCCTCCAGTCCGTTTACAGTTAACAGGTTCCGATTTTGAACCAATCAACGATCTTGCCTCAGATGGGCGAGGGCATGTATATGTTGGGGCAAGAGACGGATGCGTACGAAAATATCAAATGGGAGAAATCCTCAACGAAATTTATTCTTAA
- the LOC105692425 gene encoding cell wall protein DAN4-like, with protein sequence MKAVRATCIVIALAFFVGVVEVVDADTDRSVDVPPEPAPKTSTAIVNDSTTAQPITTPTTQTSTASDPTTKPTIPSSTPSTIPTTASSSTTNPTTTTTSNTTTPVTSTSSAIPPASTTAIPPTPTPCPSDHRHFDGPSFMGGIILTAGLVAITFILWKFYKARAERNYRTL encoded by the exons ATGAAAGCTGTACGCGCAACGTGTATCGTGATTGCATTAGCCTTCTTCGTCGGGGTAGTCGAGGTTGTGGATGCTG ATACCGACAGAAGTGTTGATGTTCCGCCGGAGCCCGCACCTAAGACATCCACAGCTATTGTAAATGATTCTACCACAGCCCAGCCTATTACTACACCTACCACCCAAACTTCAACAGCTTCAGATCCAACAACAAAACCTACAATACCATCATCAACACCATCAACAATACCAACAACAGCATCTTCATCGACAACTAATCCTACAACAACCACTACCTCAAATACAACTACTCCAGTCACATCGACATCAAGTGCTATTCCACCAGCAAGTACAACAGCTATACCCCCAACACCGACGCCTTGCCCTTCGGATCATCGTCACTTTGATGGGCCAAGTTTTATGG GTGGTATAATCCTCACTGCTGGTCTGGTGGCAATCACCTTTATATTGTGGAAATTCTACAAAGCGCGCGCGGAGCGTAACTACCGcacactttga
- the LOC105692472 gene encoding toll-like receptor 7, with product MPLECRIAWKFSASVVVLCLLLLSSKVRATCHWASDGNETRSAVCALRILDPPTLGTLLPALDGALKLRLTCSDVHLFESLISSESWHRLNGLHELHVDGCKLLRVPVSAFQPLAELKRLTLQTFNTEWGAGRTLELVPGALAGLRELQTLEIVDSNLRVLPPNVLCELGNLQILNLTGNHLREISEVGLADSRANRAKCHADIRALDLSHNEIRSLPEESPLSGLRQLQELHLQHNSIVEIASDALTGLTSLRVFNVSYNALGSLPEAIFASTRDLREVHLQHNELRDLPRGTFTRLEQLLVLNLAANKLGSDRVDETTFLGLIRLIVLDLSHNGLTRIDARMFKDLFFLQILDLRNNSIGHIESNAFLPLYNLHTLELSENRLHSIGPQLFNGLFVLSRLTLSGNMIVSVDPMAFRNCSDLKELDLSGNALTAVPEALRDLAFLKTLDLGENQITEFRNGSFRNLHQLTGLRLISNSIGNLTRGMLWDLPNLQILNLARNKVQHVELDAFERNTKLEAIRLDGNFLSDINGVFTSIASLLLLNLSENHIEWFDYAFIPNNLKWLDVHGNFIESLGNYYGISDLKVLTLDASHNRITELSPLAIPDSVELLFINNNYINLVRANTFTAKVNLTRADMYANMIETMELTALRLTPVPEGKALPEFYIGGNPFNCNCSMDWLPVINNMTALRQHPRVMDLDNAMCRISGPRGTAIVPASEARPEQFLCRYEAHCFALCHCCDFDACDCEMTCPSDCKCYHDQTWNTNVVDCSGLGAPEIPRRIPMDATEVYLDGNDLKELQNHVFIGRKNMRVLYVNGSGIESIQNRTFNGLNNLQILHLEDNKIHDLKGFEFEHLSHLRELYLQNNLIGFISNVTLAPVRSLEILRLDGNRLVTFPVWQLTLNVRLTELSLGSNPWSCRCKFLQELTTWVSDNAHKVVDSNDVWCDNNETRPAYRRRLDVNETACSDYFAQGGVIESIMVSDYLPMVAATLSAVLLLLVITVLAFIFREPVRTWAFSRYGIRLWAKAVPPDDRERLYDGYLCYSPKDEDFVLRSLVAELEHGAGAGGGDLRLCLHHRDLPCLRAAAPVVLEAAEASRRMLIVLTRNFLQTEWSRFEFRAAVHEALRGRLGQLVVIQAGPVAPEAEADPELRPYLRTAVRLRWGEKRFWERLRFAMPAGDALRRKPSSLYRRNVNTYTLEGRPEKGTPTLRVHGHIAGHHHHPLFKDTPELLQAPPAYSSTATLSQNNGRIEIGGRETPGSTASPSPRLIVNHAYQESGMEGGNAGRRPLSEHIYSSIDSDYSTLERNAWRQQQPPPPGHAYLV from the coding sequence ATGCCCTTGGAGTGCCGGATCGCATGGAAGTTCAGTGCTAGTGTGGTGGTGCTATGTTTGTTACTCCTCTCGTCGAAGGTGCGGGCAACTTGCCATTGGGCCTCCGATGGAAACGAGACTCGATCGGCCGTTTGCGCGCTCCGGATTCTCGATCCTCCTACCCTCGGTACTCTTCTACCGGCCCTCGACGGAGCCCTGAAGCTCAGGCTCACCTGCAGCGACGTCCACCTATTCGAAAGCCTTATATCGAGCGAGAGCTGGCATCGTTTGAACGGACTTCACGAGCTCCACGTAGACGGATGTAAATTATTACGGGTTCCGGTGTCCGCGTTTCAGCCTCTTGCCGAACTGAAGAGGCTCACTCTACAGACTTTCAACACCGAATGGGGCGCTGGTCGCACCCTCGAGCTCGTCCCGGGCGCACTGGCCGGTCTCAGGGAACTCCAAACACTCGAGATCGTCGACAGCAACCTCCGCGTATTACCGCCAAATGTTTTGTGCGAGCTCGGTAATCTCCAGATTCTCAATTTGACCGGCAATCATCTTCGAGAGATAAGCGAAGTCGGGCTTGCCGATAGTCGAGCAAATCGTGCCAAATGCCATGCGGACATACGAGCGTTGGATTTGTCTCATAATGAAATACGAAGTCTACCCGAGGAAAGCCCTTTATCCGGATTAAGACAACTTCAGGAATTGCATCTCCAGCACAATTCCATCGTCGAAATAGCGAGCGACGCTCTCACCGGACTTACCAGCCTCAGAGTCTTCAACGTCAGCTACAACGCTCTAGGATCATTGCCAGAGGCAATTTTCGCAAGCACGCGAGACCTCCGGGAGGTTCATCTACAGCACAACGAACTCCGCGATCTGCCGAGGGGTACGTTCACTCGGCTAGAACAACTTCTGGTGCTGAATTTGGCAGCCAATAAATTGGGCAGCGATCGGGTCGATGAAACTACATTTCTCGGACTGATACGTTTGATAGTCCTCGATCTATCGCACAACGGTCTGACCCGCATCGACGCCCGTATGTTCaaggatttatttttccttcaaatccTCGACCTTCGGAATAACTCTATCGGCCATATCGAGAGCAACGCATTTCTACCACTCTACAATCTGCACACATTGGAACTCTCGGAAAATCGGTTACACTCCATAGGACCCCAGCTGTTCAATGGACTCTTCGTACTCAGCCGACTCACTCTATCCGGCAACATGATAGTCTCCGTGGATCCGATGGCCTTTCGAAACTGCTCCGATCTCAAGGAGCTCGATCTCAGCGGGAATGCACTCACCGCCGTTCCGGAGGCTCTCAGAGATCTCGCCTTTCTCAAAACCCTCGACCTGGGCGAAAATCAAATTACCGAATTTCGTAACGGCTCATTTCGAAATCTCCATCAGCTTACCGGGCTCCGTTTGATAAGCAATAGCATTGGAAATCTGACTCGAGGGATGCTGTGGGATCTACCAAATCTGCAAATACTGAATCTTGCTAGGAATAAAGTGCAGCATGTAGAGCTGGATGCCTTCGAGCGTAATACCAAGCTCGAAGCAATCCGGCTCGACGGTAACTTCCTCTCCGATATAAATGGAGTCTTCACGAGCATCGCGAGTCTTCTGCTGCTCAATCTATCAGAGAACCACATAGAGTGGTTTGATTACGCGTTCATACCGAACAATCTCAAATGGCTCGATGTTCatggaaatttcatcgagaGTCTTGGAAATTACTACGGGATAAGTGATCTTAAAGTGCTAACTCTGGACGCTAGTCATAATCGAATTACCGAATTGTCGCCACTCGCCATACCGGATAGTGTGGAACTTCTGTTCATAAACAACAACTACATAAATCTTGTGCGCGCCAATACATTTACAGCAAAAGTGAATCTCACACGTGCAGATATGTACGCGAACATGATCGAGACCATGGAATTGACGGCCTTGCGCCTGACCCCAGTGCCCGAGGGAAAGGCGCTCCCGGAGTTCTACATCGGTGGAAATCCGTTCAACTGCAATTGTTCGATGGACTGGCTACCGGTGATAAATAATATGACCGCACTTCGGCAACATCCGCGAGTGATGGACTTGGATAATGCTATGTGTCGGATCTCCGGTCCTAGAGGAACCGCAATCGTACCTGCCTCAGAAGCTAGACCCGAACAATTTTTGTGCCGTTACGAGGCTCACTGTTTCGCCTTGTGCCATTGCTGTGACTTCGATGCTTGTGATTGTGAAATGACATGCCCCTCAGACTGTAAGTGCTACCACGATCAGACGTGGAACACAAATGTTGTGGACTGCTCGGGGTTAGGTGCTCCGGAAATTCCGCGTCGCATACcgatggatgctacggaagttTATCTCGACGGCAATGATTTGAAGGAATTGCAGAATCATGTATTCATCGGGCGCAAGAACATGAGAGTGTTGTACGTCAATGGTAGCGGAATAGAGTCTATTCAAAATCGTACGTTCAACGGTCTGAACAACCTCCAGATACTTCACCTCGAAGACAATAAGATACACGATCTAAAGGGTTTCGAATTCGAGCACCTCTCCCATCTGCGAGAACTGTATCTTCAGAATAACCTGATTGGTTTCATCAGCAATGTCACTTTGGCGCCGGTTCGTTCCCTCGAGATATTGAGACTCGACGGGAACAGGCTGGTGACGTTCCCCGTGTGGCAACTCACCCTGAACGTTCGTCTGACCGAGCTCTCTCTAGGGAGCAACCCGTGGTCATGCCGATGCAAGTTCTTGCAGGAGCTGACGACTTGGGTATCCGACAACGCGCACAAGGTCGTGGATTCCAACGACGTATGGTGCGACAACAACGAAACACGGCCGGCTTATCGCCGTCGTCTTGACGTAAACGAGACCGCATGTTCCGATTACTTTGCTCAAGGTGGTGTAATCGAGAGTATCATGGTCTCGGACTATCTCCCGATGGTCGCTGCTACTTTATCCGCtgttctccttcttctcgtcATTACCGTTCTTGCCTTCATATTCCGCGAGCCCGTGCGAACGTGGGCTTTTTCGAGATACGGTATACGTTTATGGGCTAAGGCTGTACCTCCGGATGACCGAGAACGACTTTACGACGGATACCTGTGTTACAGTCCAAAAGATGAAGATTTCGTGCTACGTTCCCTCGTGGCTGAGTTGGAGCATGGCGCCGGGGCGGGAGGTGGTGATTTACGGCTGTGCCTCCACCACCGAGATCTTCCTTGTTTAAGAGCAGCGGCTCCTGTAGTCCTGGAGGCCGCCGAAGCATCTCGACGGATGTTGATAGTTCTGACGAGAAATTTCCTCCAGACGGAATGGTCGAGATTCGAGTTCCGTGCCGCGGTTCACGAAGCACTTCGAGGACGTCTCGGTCAGTTGGTAGTAATTCAGGCTGGTCCGGTAGCGCCAGAAGCCGAAGCGGATCCGGAGTTGAGGCCGTACTTGAGAACGGCTGTACGACTTcgttggggagaaaaaaggttTTGGGAAAGGCTAAGATTTGCGATGCCCGCGGGTGACGCTCTCCGCCGCAAGCCATCTTCGTTGTACAGGCGTAACGTGAATACTTATACCTTGGAGGGAAGGCCGGAAAAAGGAACACCTACGCTTCGGGTGCACGGGCACATAGCCGGTCACCATCATCACCCCTTGTTCAAGGATACCCCCGAACTTCTTCAAGCGCCACCTGCTTATTCGAGTACGGCAACTCTGAGCCAAAATAATGGACGCATTGAAATTGGTGGTAGGGAAACGCCGGGTAGTACCGCGAGTCCAAGTCCCAGGTTGATCGTGAATCATGCGTACCAGGAGAGTGGTATGGAGGGTGGTAACGCGGGGAGGAGACCCCTGTCCGAGCACATTTATTCTTCGATCGACTCGGACTACTCGACCCTCGAGAGAAATGCGTGGCGGCAACAACAGCCACCTCCTCCAGGGCACGCATACCTTGTGTAA